Proteins encoded together in one Anopheles darlingi chromosome 3, idAnoDarlMG_H_01, whole genome shotgun sequence window:
- the LOC125956251 gene encoding LIM/homeobox protein Awh-like, whose translation MDIKVEQLKTELRICTACGEPIADKYLFDIDGCAWHGSCLRCSVCLTLLERQPSCYFRDRHVYCRADYAKTFGAKCSKCCRTIAASDWVRKARDLVFHLACFSCDTCGRQLSTGEQFALIDDKVMCRSHYMDTVDDGSNSSDDGCSSSDGYNKNKSKRVRTTFTEEQLQVLQANFQIDSNPDGQDLERIAQLTGLSKRVTQVWFQNSRARQKKHTHVPRDHHNPNLFGALRQDMNNNSSSGQTSLAELSDHGGHGGMGKHSGTMFNSHVNLINLMV comes from the exons ATGGATATCAAGGTGGAACAGCTCAAG ACCGAGCTGCGGATATGTACCGCCTGCGGGGAACCGATCGCCGATAAGTATCTCTTCGATATCGACGGTTGCGCCTGGCACGGTTCCTGTCTCCGGTGTTCCGTCTGCCTGACGCTGCTCGAGCGGCAACCTTCGTGCTACTTCCGCGACCGCCACGTCTACTGCCGGGCGGACTATGCCAA AACGTTCGGTGCCAAGTGCTCCAAGTGTTGCCGGACGATAGCGGCCTCGGATTGGGTGCGGAAGGCGCGCGATCTCGTCTTTCATCTGGCCTGCTTCTCGTGTGACACTTGCGGTCGGCAGCTCTCGACCGGGGAACAGTTTGCGCTGATCGACGATAAGGTGATGTGCCGGAGCCACTACATGGACACCGTGGACGATGGTTCGAACTCGAGCGATGACgggtgcagcagtagcgatggttacaataaaaacaaatcgaaacgcGTCCGGACGACGTTCACCGAGGAGCAGCTGCAGGTGCTGCAGGCCAACTTCCAGATCGACAGCAACCCGGACGGGCAGGATCTGGAGCGGATAGCGCAGCTGACCGGGCTGAGCAAGCGGGTTACCCAGGTGTGGTTCCAGAATTCGCGCGCCCGCCAGAAGAAGCATACGCATG TTCCACGCGATCACCACAATCCGAATCTGTTCGGTGCGTTACGGCAGGATATGAACAACAATAGTAGCAGCGGCCAGACGAGCCTGGCCGAGTTGAGCGATCATGGCGGGCACGGTGGTATGGGTAAGCATTCCGGCACGATGTTCAACTCGCACG TGAATCTCATCAATCTGATGGTGTAA